The DNA window AGTTCTCAAATATGTTTGAAACAATCTACCAACCAATTTTCTAATAAAACTTCAGGACAATGTATCCAAGAgtattgatgcagttttaaaggtgaagtGGTCAGTAAATAGTACATTTTGTGATATTTACAAACTTTTCATTCCATTCCATAAAGTGaagatgctttaaaaaataaaaataatgacgGAACGTTTTGAGAAATCACAAtttactataaagagcagtgaacgataaaatcaatattcatggccacccttcacctttaaaactgcaaCATATATGAATAGATTGGCTGGCAGATTGTTTCAAACATATctgagaacttgccacagttcttcagcaTACTTTGGCtgtcacaaaaaaaatctgaaaagatATATTGCTTAATATGTTAATTCCTTTACTTTAATGAAATGCTAAAATTCTCTCTTTAAATGAATGCTCATTTCTACTGAAAAAACCCCATCTAAaaccaaatttatattttaaaaagtattttaaaaagacTTGCACAGTACTCTATACTGTGAAAGAGGACGGTGATGATGACAAATGACTGACAAATTCAAAAGGAAAATACTTGTTTTATCCataaaaatcacaaaattaATTCCTACTACTCTAAATTTATTTGTGCTTAGTCTCTTAATAATAGTATAAAGGTATAATTgtcatgatgtttaaaaaacatgttttgtgtcTGTCCATGAAGTTCCATCAAACTCTGTTTTGTCTGTTACAAAACCTCTTTATGTCTAATGGTTAGTCAGGCACCATTCTGAACTGAGGCATGTTATACTTCTCTCACTTTACAAAACATTTGTGGTCTCAAGAGGTCTCCAGTCAAAAACCACATGGTCAAGACTCAATCGCTGGAAAATAATTGTTAACCCTAAAGGGTTTCTTGTTCCCGCAAATTCAGGTTTAGCTTCTGTTGATAGCATCTCTGAAGCAGAGCGTAGCGTACAGGGTTATCGTTTCCATCACTCTCAATTTGTCAAGCAACATTGCCTGGCCATAACAAACACCAGTGTCAACAGTATTACATTAAAATTGCATCAACTCGGGGATTTCACAAATGACTTCTACTTAATAATTACAGTAACCCAGATCAATTTTAGGCGATCGTTGAAACACTCACAGAAGTATGCCAAAATAGACTTTCATAAACCATGTCAAAGGCAGTGCTTCAGAATCTGGATCCATCATGTTCTTTTGCACACGGACATTCCCTTCCCTGAGGGCTGAGGGCAGCCATCTGGACATCCGCATCTGGGGCGCAGGTGCAGTCACCGGAAGACCTGGGGCCGGAGGGACACCCACCTCTGGCTGAGCGCTTCCTTCAGAGGACCGGGGGCAAAGCTGCAGCTGATGGCCTGCTGAGAGAGGGTCCACACGGCTTCCTGGCTTAGCCCAAACGTGGAGGCTGCCAGCTGGTACTCCTGAGAGAGCTCAGTGCTGAACACCCCCTTATCATCGGTCTGTGGGCAgcaaagaaacacacagagTTTTGATCTGTAGATAGAAGGGGTTTAAAAGTGGTATGGTGAATGGGATGTGATCATATGTATACTCACACATAGTACACAGGGGTGTCCCAGCTGGTACCAATACAGGAAATGGTGCTTATCGTAGGATGGTACCGATAGACCCTTCACATTGGAAGTCAAGCACAACTCTGCAAGGGATGAGACACAGTTAAAAATAGTCATATGTTGTGTTAAGATTGCCCTGTTTCTTGTGAGAAAATGACTGTGCCAAAACAGCTTACCAAGAGGAATATTTTTCTCCCTCACTTTGTCCACCAAGCTTTGGGACCCACCCACTTCTGGGTGTAAGAATGTTCCATGGCCAATCCGGTCAGGTGGCAGGGTCAAGAGTAACTCTGACTCCTCCTTCTGGGACGGGATCTGGAACAAGACAGGTTTCTGCTGTTCTAGGGGTTCTGCCTGAATATTATTTATTGCCAAGAGCACTGATCTATTTTGTCCAGAATAACAGCATCAGATATGCAGCTGAATACCTCAGATAGATGTAAAGCAAGCTTAAGTCCACAGTTCTTGGCTTTCTGTAGAGCAGGCACAAAGTCCTTTCCATGACCAACCTTAGGAAGGATACCATATCATTTAAGCCCTTCCATTTGACAGAAACGGGAAAACGTGTATACATACATTGAGTAAATGtcaatacaatgtttttattaaagacTCTAAATACTTGACATGTCATTTAGAAAAGAGCATTGTAGCATATAGTGCATGTGCCTTTATGCATGTTGACAATAGCCATATGCCTTTTTATAGTACTAAACTTCTACATGTGGTCATTTATTGGAGTTAAAAACTTGTGTACTTCCattttacaaatgaaattatGTTTATGACAATGTGACAAAGGCATGAAAATACTTTGAAATAACTGTGTATGGCTTGATTTACTGACCTTCGGATCACCACTAAGATCCAACCCAACCACAACACCATCACTGGACACCATGAGGTCCTCTGCAAGTTTAAcagtctccatggcaacctgAGGTCCATTCCTTCGGTCAACAGCCACTAGAAATCTAGACAAGAGGTACATACAGCAGTCATTACGAAACAGGTGAAGACACTCGATTATTTGTCCACTGATATGATCAGGCACACAACAATGGtataccatatactgtatatatctcCACTTCAGTTTGTGCATCATATTAGGGTGAAATTTAATCTCTTACCTCACTTCAATGTCCAAACCTTCTTGTTTGCATTGACGGATGCCTTCAATGACTGTTTCCACATACATTCTCTTTGTTAGACCTTATTggtgaaaagaaaaatctaaaataaatgttgtacttacatttttttttattcaatacaTTTGTGTTGAGTGAGCACAGGGCAAGCTACCCTGCGTCTCCTCACAGGGAGGGATACCTGTTTTCGTCTCCTCACGGGGTGTGCTCCTTAGTTCCAGATACTTCACTCCATCTGCAGCAAACTCACCAATCACAGCTTTGGCAACCTGTCAGTCAAGACACCACTCATTCCCCCTGCCTGTACAATTATGAAACTAGGCAGTTATGTTTATGTTATGATATGATAATTACAAAGCGTAATTATCTGAATGGTGGACTGAATGGTGTTTGCACATAATAATTATTTCCTTTAATCCTAATTtggtaaaatgaataaatgacgATATAAAATATCAGTGCCCAAAACGTGATCATCAATAGTAGAAATAAGCAAAGCCATTATGTTCTGTGACTATGTTTAAGTGCCTTCAAACAACTGTCAATATTGCAAAGGTGAGTAGTCCTACTTCTCAAACATAAGCAGCAAAAAACGGTACTGTACCATGAGGATATCCTCTTCCGTGTCTACTAGTTGGTGAATCACTTTGAAAGCCTGAAAGGCTCTGCAAAAAAAGGGAGATTTATTACAAATAAGTAAAATGTTACTAAAAGTATGGTCAAATCAGGCTGGTATAGTAGGATCATCTCTGATAATTAAGCAACTACCCACTGGCCCAGTGTCCTGTGCTGACCCTTGTGGATGGCAGTCATGCTGTGCTGTACATTGAGATGTGGTTTACGGGAAATTAGGTTCTCCATGGTGGCAACACTGATGGAGCCATTGAGGTGTGCATGGAGTTCCTGCAAACATTATCAAGCAAATGGAAATTAAGAAATCACTCATTTTAAATCAGACAAATAACCTGTTAAAACTGTTTATGCATCATTATGaataatataatcatattaACTACAACCGCTGTGTAAATTCTTCAATTATAGTAGCTAGCTTGCAAGTTGCATAGAAACATACGTCGGCAGCTAGTGAGCTAACGTCAGTTTCATCCGCTTAGCCAACTAGCATTAAATACCTACAGCAGCtgtcactgaaaatgtattGTAGCGCTAGCTACATGGGAGCCAGCAAGTTTGTTGCCCATGCCATGGCGCTTTGCGTCCATAGAACTGTTTGCGTCAAAACAGTTTTGTAGTCCAAACTAAAGCACGTAACTATAGCTACGAAATTGCGGTAATTTAGATTCAAGGACGGCCGTCGGTCTGACAGCGATGTCTGCAATAAAGCATGGCGCTATGCAACATTCGCCTGGTCTCGGTTTCAGTACGTTTTCGTGATTGCTGCAACTTATGCAATTAATTCTGATTGTAGCCAGGTAACGTTATAAATACATCAAGCAAGCTAGCACTTAACTTACCACTTTTGGAAGCTGTCGATAAAACGAATCTGCTGGCTTCTCCATCAGTGTTGAGAACAAATTAATATAATctgtaatatataataatagcTTTGTTGTTGGAAACATTCATACCATTTTCTCGTTAGAGAAACATCCCTTTCTAACATCCGTGAGGACGGTTTTAACTCAGTACAACCTCGGTCTTGCTTGTAATGCGTTGAGCTTCAGAGCATTTTCCATTGCACCGGATAATTGCAACCCTCTAACCATTCCCCTCTTCAACCAGAACCCACTCAGGCCAGTTCCTATTACCAGGGAACGACACTAAAAGCTGCACGTGACCATAGGAGGAATGATAAGTGATCTTTCTGACGGTATTTCGGAAacttttgcaaaataaaaaaggcaatcaTTATTAAAAAATCCATAAGAGACTTTATATACATTCGTTTTAACaaatatttagttgcattaCCAAAACATGTTTCAACAGTAGTTAGTAGTTAGTGCTGCACATACTCATCTACTGAATAAGTAATTACTCGTATTTCTGTCAAGTATTACATTATATATACTTTGCACATATATACATTTACTGTACAATAACCTTTTTCCATTTGAAGTTTCAAATTGTGCTACCAATGAAGACAGATGTGGCTTAACCATTACTTCTTATCCATCATCACAATATTGGTCTCCAATGAGCAGAATATATCCCAAGCACCAATGTTCAAATATGTGCTATATGTAATTCATATACAGGTAGCTTTTCTGCACAGAACTTGCAGTAGGATTTAACATATACAGActgataattaaatatcattcacaaaacaaaacaaaaaggtatATACAACCATTAACAGTCTGCTTTGCAAAAATTAGTGAAGATGCATCCTGTTTTCACATAGCATGGGGACACCGTAACCAGCAGCAATGCCTGCCTTGCATCTAATAGCCGTTTAAAGCATCAAACAGagaatttttttaatatatattttccatgtTCCTCTTCAAAATACGTACAATCATTCCATCACACTGATGGATAATCTCAACCACGGAAACACAAAAGTGATGGAAAATAACTGGACATAcggaacacacatgcacaggaaaTTCCTCTTAAACTGCACCTCACATGTCTGGCTCAAATGCTTGTTCCTTGCTCCGTGGGATTGTACTTTAAATTGCACACAGGAATAATAATACAGAAAGGAGAAATACAGTCTTGAGGGACGAGCAGGCCGCCTGACGAGTGCAAACCGAGgcatctttgaccagtctgttGTAGGAGGCCGTTtcaggcagtgcagtgtgttccAGGGGGAGTTTGCATGTGATAACAGGAATATAATGGTGGGGGCAGGGCATTAAAGTTACACTCATGGGCAGAAAACCAAGCCTGGAGCAACCCTGTTCCGTCCATCCTTCAGCTCAGATGTAGAGAGAGCCGTCTGCGGGACCCACGTAGCCCACTCCAATAAGCAGCACGTCAATCAGCGTCCAGATGCCCAACCCACCAAAGCTGAAGAGCTTCCCAAGACCTTCTCGCCACTGCCCGAGATAGAACCGGTCAGCCCCAAAGCCGCCCAGCGTAATGCTGCAAACGAACAGACGCAAAAGGGTTAGCCTCGCCCCCTCAAGGTCATAATAATGCATAACAGGTGCTCAGTACTATGAGAGGGGAAAGGTACCTGAGGGCCAGAGCTGTTGACCACTTGTACCCTCCTGTCCAGTTGCAGTACAGACGTTTTAGGAAAATTCGATTCCCTGtagattaataaaaaaaagtaaccTGAATGAATACAGtgtaaaaaatgagaaaattgtAAAACTGCCGGTAATGCAATGTAAGATTGAATACAAATTAGACCAACTGGCCTGCCATGAATTAAAATTAACAGGAAAAACTTCTGTGCATAGAACTAAGAGGTGGCGTACAGTGCAAATATCTAAAAATACCTAAAGTGTGTAAATATCTGTATTTACCTAAAACCATAAATGTTCTCGAACGGCATACAGTAATAATGCacacaatattttcttttccaCAATTTTGTCCCCACATATTGTGTGGCAGGTGCTCACCCAGACAGTGCACATGGTCCAGCACAGTACAGGTGGCATTGTAGCGCTTGCGAGGACAAGCCACCGTCATACAGCTGGTAGAGTTGGTGCACTGGTACTTTGAAGGGTCCAGCTGCCAGCAGAACTGGCAATTCATGGTGAGAGAGAAGTTAGTCACCTGTTGTCCTGACGGCCCCTAAAAGCACAAAGCACAGAGATGCTGCTTACCAAGAATGCCCACCTCTTCTGCCACCAGCCAGATATTTATTTAGTCTTTACTACTGCGACATTGAACATTACAGATTGAGGAGCCAAGAAATGGCTATGCTGCCTTGCAGACTCACAAGGCAGTGGACATCCGGCTTGGCCTCACAGGAGAAGGAGGCAGGCTTTCCGTAGGTGCAGTTGTAAAGTTGAGTGCAGGTGATGCAGTCAGCGGGTAGCTTAGAGCACAGGCCTCTACTCGGACACTTATGTACAGACGGACTTATTGGAGACACTGCACAGGCAAAACAATTTAACGGGTAGACTTATATGAATCACATTTTTGACAGATGTTTCATTGTTATTCATTGCCATTTTCTTCATAGctttaacttttgaatataaCGGTTACCTGTGGTGGGAGCTGGGACCACTGGGCTTGTAATAACTGGGCTCTGCTGTGCATCTCGGTTGTAAGGGGGTTCCTGGCCCACATGGGGGGAACTCAAATACCCTAAAACACATGGTACACAAAGTGAGGTCGATACAAAAGTCACGATGGTCAGGCTATAGCTTACAGTTCGCTCGCTtcataaattaaaacattgtttttagcATACATATTCGGAGCCAGGTGATTTCGCTTGGCAGAGTTAAGCGCTGTTCATTAGAAATACAGCAGTATTTGTTGTCACTAACGTCACTTGCTTGGTAATGGTAAAATAGCAATACATGTTCAACGTGAGGCTGCTTTTGGAGATTCTCTGCAATCTACACTTAACGTTAGCCTAGCTCCTACACGTTCTTAAACGACGTTAAGCTAAATTAGCTTACTTAAATCTCTTACGGGTGAATTTCTAGCTTGGAAACGTAGCTATAGTATCTTACAGCTCGACATCTAATT is part of the Conger conger chromosome 15, fConCon1.1, whole genome shotgun sequence genome and encodes:
- the adal gene encoding adenosine deaminase-like protein isoform X2, producing the protein MEKPADSFYRQLPKVELHAHLNGSISVATMENLISRKPHLNVQHSMTAIHKGQHRTLGQAFQAFKVIHQLVDTEEDILMVAKAVIGEFAADGVKYLELRSTPREETKTGLTKRMYVETVIEGIRQCKQEGLDIEVRFLVAVDRRNGPQVAMETVKLAEDLMVSSDGVVVGLDLSGDPKVGHGKDFVPALQKAKNCGLKLALHLSEIPSQKEESELLLTLPPDRIGHGTFLHPEVGGSQSLVDKVREKNIPLELCLTSNVKGLSVPSYDKHHFLYWYQLGHPCVLCTDDKGVFSTELSQEYQLAASTFGLSQEAVWTLSQQAISCSFAPGPLKEALSQRWVSLRPQVFR
- the adal gene encoding adenosine deaminase-like protein isoform X1 codes for the protein MFPTTKLLLYITDYINLFSTLMEKPADSFYRQLPKVELHAHLNGSISVATMENLISRKPHLNVQHSMTAIHKGQHRTLGQAFQAFKVIHQLVDTEEDILMVAKAVIGEFAADGVKYLELRSTPREETKTGLTKRMYVETVIEGIRQCKQEGLDIEVRFLVAVDRRNGPQVAMETVKLAEDLMVSSDGVVVGLDLSGDPKVGHGKDFVPALQKAKNCGLKLALHLSEIPSQKEESELLLTLPPDRIGHGTFLHPEVGGSQSLVDKVREKNIPLELCLTSNVKGLSVPSYDKHHFLYWYQLGHPCVLCTDDKGVFSTELSQEYQLAASTFGLSQEAVWTLSQQAISCSFAPGPLKEALSQRWVSLRPQVFR
- the tm2d3 gene encoding TM2 domain-containing protein 3 translates to MKAYGITILLFIDSCLQSVDGYLSSPHVGQEPPYNRDAQQSPVITSPVVPAPTTVSPISPSVHKCPSRGLCSKLPADCITCTQLYNCTYGKPASFSCEAKPDVHCLGPSGQQVTNFSLTMNCQFCWQLDPSKYQCTNSTSCMTVACPRKRYNATCTVLDHVHCLGNRIFLKRLYCNWTGGYKWSTALALSITLGGFGADRFYLGQWREGLGKLFSFGGLGIWTLIDVLLIGVGYVGPADGSLYI